Proteins encoded in a region of the Suttonella indologenes genome:
- a CDS encoding TIGR03751 family conjugal transfer lipoprotein, which produces MKPFAKQSYFLITLITAAALNGCTLKSADKDKLLPDSGPTTAELIKGHSETLSKVYYGNDEYHHGQAILAAYSPNSSHSSRHVNELQRDFQQIPNPQIVAYVYPHLNDGELPIPGYYTIFNLYERNHYALSNEGYYEIR; this is translated from the coding sequence ATGAAACCATTTGCTAAACAGTCGTATTTTCTAATCACTCTCATAACTGCTGCTGCACTCAACGGCTGTACTTTAAAATCAGCAGATAAGGACAAGCTACTCCCAGATAGCGGACCAACAACTGCAGAATTAATAAAGGGGCATAGTGAAACCTTATCAAAAGTCTACTATGGAAATGATGAATACCACCATGGCCAAGCCATTTTAGCTGCATATTCTCCCAATAGCAGCCATAGTAGTAGGCACGTAAATGAACTTCAGCGCGATTTTCAACAGATACCTAATCCACAAATAGTGGCATATGTTTATCCGCACCTCAATGATGGAGAATTACCAATTCCCGGCTATTACACAATCTTCAATCTCTATGAGCGTAATCATTATGCGTTATCTAACGAGGGATATTATGAAATCCGCTAA
- a CDS encoding TIGR03752 family integrating conjugative element protein, with protein MKLAKFLLFAIVVAAGFIIYLVLRPSKTYNIPENRTINGQQQNFWRGDDPTYAEEVRKSSALTLETQRQQQVIRQELEDAKSRLESENARLHQQLENLLGQMSQLRNEITGSSRQNVEQASQALEEKISELNNLTVELQEQIKVGEAHYQELLDRFEKNRSSTATENNVALQTTISPSVSVPLQEPTPTTKEEPVEKNFYAVKGSITPYVSQTNGSSNTALNNRQASNSIEQWMNKIVGGNETTISDANSNPRLLPQAQVNQKKEEWPTVFPVYTLPPNTVLQAKLITPVIGRVPIGDNTIEDPFFFRLQIGSENLAANGHHIPGISGMIASGYATGIREQQCARGYIDSLTFIFVDGRIANFGKNAEEGSSHSESLGYLSDAWGKPCIQGQYIDNASGYLKSRGAAAFLEAAAEGLSQGQVSYRQNSDGNYTAMLDGNVWRFVFGRGISGTATEFADYVRERTANAFDVVYVEQGQNVQIMLNDMVPIDYDANARKVNYYSEPNRASYYD; from the coding sequence ATGAAACTTGCCAAGTTCCTCTTATTTGCAATTGTTGTTGCTGCCGGATTCATTATTTACTTAGTTTTAAGACCAAGTAAAACTTATAACATACCAGAAAATAGAACCATTAATGGGCAGCAGCAAAATTTTTGGCGTGGAGATGATCCTACTTATGCAGAAGAAGTTCGTAAGAGTTCGGCTCTTACCTTAGAAACTCAGCGTCAACAACAAGTTATTCGTCAAGAATTGGAAGATGCTAAAAGCCGTCTCGAGAGTGAGAATGCCCGTTTGCACCAACAACTTGAAAACCTTCTTGGCCAGATGAGTCAATTGCGTAATGAAATTACTGGTAGTAGCCGTCAGAATGTAGAGCAGGCAAGCCAAGCTCTTGAAGAAAAAATCAGTGAACTGAACAATCTTACCGTCGAACTTCAAGAGCAAATTAAAGTAGGCGAAGCACATTATCAAGAATTACTGGATCGTTTTGAAAAAAATAGAAGTTCAACTGCAACAGAAAATAATGTTGCTCTTCAGACGACAATATCCCCATCTGTATCAGTGCCTCTACAAGAACCCACACCCACTACTAAAGAAGAACCTGTTGAAAAAAATTTTTATGCTGTAAAGGGCTCTATTACACCTTATGTCAGCCAAACCAATGGATCATCAAACACGGCACTTAACAACCGACAAGCAAGCAACTCCATTGAACAATGGATGAATAAAATAGTAGGGGGTAATGAAACAACCATTAGTGATGCTAACTCAAACCCTCGGTTGCTTCCACAAGCCCAAGTAAATCAGAAAAAAGAAGAATGGCCGACTGTTTTTCCAGTCTATACATTGCCGCCTAATACCGTACTACAAGCTAAACTTATCACACCAGTAATCGGGAGAGTACCGATCGGTGATAACACCATCGAAGACCCATTCTTTTTCAGATTACAGATCGGCTCGGAAAATTTGGCTGCCAATGGTCATCATATCCCCGGTATCAGCGGCATGATCGCCAGTGGCTATGCAACAGGTATACGAGAACAACAATGTGCTCGTGGTTATATTGATAGCCTCACTTTCATTTTTGTTGATGGTCGTATAGCAAATTTCGGCAAAAACGCTGAAGAAGGTAGTAGTCACAGTGAGTCATTAGGCTATCTTTCAGACGCATGGGGGAAACCTTGCATTCAAGGACAATACATCGACAATGCTTCCGGTTATCTTAAATCTCGTGGTGCTGCAGCTTTCCTAGAAGCTGCAGCTGAGGGATTATCCCAAGGACAAGTTAGCTATAGACAAAATAGCGATGGTAACTATACCGCGATGCTTGATGGAAATGTATGGCGTTTTGTGTTTGGTCGCGGCATTTCTGGAACGGCTACGGAATTTGCTGATTATGTACGAGAACGGACCGCAAATGCCTTCGATGTGGTATATGTAGAACAAGGACAGAATGTTCAAATTATGCTCAATGATATGGTACCTATCGACTACGATGCCAATGCCCGCAAGGTTAACTATTACAGTGAACCCAATCGTGCTTCCTACTATGACTAA
- a CDS encoding DUF3438 family protein, whose translation MKKLQLFLLAALLPLQSLAREVVFDEKPLPLRLPIGKETIIKFPQAVAHISVLSEAADQSLNSFLTPEGVIYLTPDNPFEKARVVVEQINGKLIMLDITASDRGPFDGDTTIIEKVAEVTKPAPKAMAAPEKPKENPYKPDFLKDGEPKTLTASPTPSTPGYHQMVQFGFRHFVGPSRLIGPDLGSLVTVSKGEFNSIIRIDGARLSLKPLKQWEIQGHYLTVILVNNRSHKPYEFDPRAIRGRWVFAAALHPRLDSSGSQRDQTLWALISMLPFEQAIHR comes from the coding sequence ATGAAAAAATTACAGTTATTTCTACTTGCTGCTTTGTTGCCATTACAAAGCCTAGCGAGAGAAGTCGTTTTTGATGAGAAACCCTTGCCATTACGCTTACCAATAGGTAAGGAAACCATCATTAAATTTCCCCAGGCAGTAGCACATATCTCAGTTTTAAGTGAAGCAGCTGACCAATCCCTAAATTCATTCCTTACACCTGAAGGAGTAATTTATTTAACGCCTGATAACCCTTTTGAGAAAGCTAGAGTGGTAGTTGAACAGATAAACGGAAAATTGATTATGCTCGATATTACCGCTTCTGATCGTGGACCATTCGATGGCGATACCACTATTATCGAAAAAGTAGCTGAAGTCACTAAGCCAGCACCAAAAGCTATGGCAGCACCTGAGAAACCCAAAGAAAATCCTTATAAACCAGATTTTCTCAAAGATGGGGAACCTAAAACACTAACAGCATCACCTACGCCTTCTACTCCAGGCTATCATCAGATGGTTCAATTTGGTTTTCGCCATTTCGTAGGTCCTTCGCGGCTCATCGGTCCTGATTTGGGTTCCCTTGTTACCGTTAGTAAAGGGGAATTTAACAGTATCATACGGATTGATGGAGCAAGATTATCTCTTAAACCACTTAAGCAATGGGAAATACAAGGCCACTATCTCACAGTAATTCTTGTCAATAACCGTTCTCATAAACCTTATGAATTTGATCCTCGTGCTATCCGTGGCCGCTGGGTCTTTGCAGCCGCCTTGCATCCAAGATTAGATTCCTCTGGTAGTCAACGCGATCAGACCCTGTGGGCTTTAATCAGCATGCTCCCTTTTGAACAAGCTATCCACCGTTAG
- a CDS encoding DUF2895 family protein: protein MAIKNKFSETNRYIRFLHRCIIGLIILLGLFSFAFVRIPKFITVYTPPDTSKAFMHKVAEIPSHAVYSFARTFWESLNYCEKDCADEYPQRLSSYSHYLTRRCLTDLQRHFDNNRGLYSYRNRVLLPTENALFNESSVKALSADSWLVKLEYNLKDEVSGSLTRYNRILYPLMVVRSNRPLDLNPLGLEVDCYYGNGPTILEQYDISEKAR from the coding sequence ATGGCCATTAAAAACAAATTTTCAGAGACAAATCGTTACATTCGTTTTTTGCATCGTTGCATCATAGGATTAATTATTTTACTTGGACTTTTTTCATTTGCATTTGTTCGAATTCCTAAGTTTATTACCGTATATACGCCTCCTGATACCAGCAAGGCTTTCATGCACAAAGTAGCGGAAATTCCTTCTCATGCAGTCTACAGTTTTGCTCGTACCTTTTGGGAATCACTAAATTATTGTGAGAAAGATTGTGCAGATGAATATCCTCAGCGCCTTAGCAGCTACAGTCACTATTTAACTCGTCGCTGTCTGACAGATTTACAGCGACATTTCGATAACAATCGTGGTCTATATAGTTACCGTAACCGAGTTTTGCTACCTACTGAAAATGCTTTATTTAACGAGAGTAGTGTTAAAGCCTTATCTGCTGATAGTTGGTTAGTTAAACTGGAATACAACCTAAAAGATGAAGTCAGTGGCTCGTTAACTCGGTATAACCGGATTCTTTATCCTTTGATGGTAGTCAGATCTAATCGCCCTTTGGATCTAAATCCCTTAGGTCTTGAGGTGGACTGCTATTACGGTAATGGTCCTACTATTCTCGAACAATATGATATTTCGGAGAAAGCACGATGA
- a CDS encoding DUF3487 family protein → MTYKPDKTLTRLEEEPESGFFGCTFSELKVAMRSGLIVFIMAMLCLILLIHWTLATALAILPGVWWFFRKVKQFTRLRADKPLYYHRHAMTSKSARFIHPARRYQRERTSDGH, encoded by the coding sequence ATGACTTATAAACCAGATAAAACTCTGACACGGCTTGAAGAAGAACCTGAAAGTGGGTTCTTCGGCTGTACCTTTTCCGAGCTCAAGGTGGCTATGCGTAGCGGACTTATTGTTTTTATCATGGCAATGTTATGCTTGATATTACTTATTCACTGGACGCTAGCAACGGCCTTAGCAATTCTTCCGGGGGTATGGTGGTTTTTCCGCAAGGTAAAACAATTTACTCGGCTACGTGCCGACAAGCCGCTTTATTATCACCGACATGCTATGACATCTAAAAGCGCCCGTTTTATTCATCCGGCAAGGCGCTATCAACGAGAGAGAACCTCAGATGGCCATTAA
- a CDS encoding RAQPRD family integrative conjugative element protein, with protein MRILLKNLLLIACCLSQTQAFADERSDIAALLRELEYLRERVEAMAQKNSENTAKIRFNYRALLEQMQVTENGIRAYLNAQIDTIHLTPPKPVDSSLYGVRRN; from the coding sequence ATGCGAATACTATTGAAAAATTTGCTATTAATTGCTTGCTGCCTGAGTCAGACACAAGCTTTTGCTGACGAGCGTAGTGATATTGCCGCTTTACTTCGAGAATTGGAGTATCTACGCGAGCGAGTGGAAGCAATGGCACAGAAAAATAGTGAAAATACGGCAAAGATCCGCTTCAATTACCGCGCACTTTTAGAACAAATGCAGGTGACCGAAAATGGTATCCGCGCTTACCTCAATGCTCAGATCGATACTATTCATCTAACCCCACCTAAACCTGTTGACTCAAGCCTTTACGGTGTTAGGAGAAATTAA
- a CDS encoding DUF4400 domain-containing protein yields the protein MSKQNTQNNQHTKQNIGIFGLMFLPLTLGLKMLFYLVSAVLISVLIEWGGMITGIFDHQHAESVLIIELGYLGDNLPTTITGLSAEELGTRVVDFFKVSLVPTSSKPLAAGGEYFFVRWVNDIFANWPYYRNAFVFVLMVIGIRFVIIVLSSLLFVLVGVAAAVDGLHLRELRKLGGGIEHAGIYHRAKALLPYTIWFAPVLYLAWPGAINPNFILLPGMTLFFMSVLISFATFKKYL from the coding sequence ATGTCTAAGCAAAATACACAAAATAACCAACATACCAAACAGAACATCGGGATTTTCGGACTAATGTTCCTTCCCCTGACCCTAGGGCTAAAAATGCTGTTTTACCTCGTTTCTGCCGTATTAATCTCGGTATTGATCGAGTGGGGAGGAATGATTACCGGTATTTTTGACCATCAACATGCCGAAAGCGTCTTGATCATCGAGCTAGGATATTTGGGCGATAATTTGCCCACAACTATCACAGGACTCTCTGCCGAAGAATTAGGTACTCGAGTAGTGGATTTTTTCAAAGTATCTCTAGTCCCCACGAGTAGCAAACCTTTGGCTGCCGGTGGAGAATATTTCTTTGTAAGATGGGTCAATGACATCTTTGCCAATTGGCCTTATTACCGTAATGCCTTTGTATTTGTGCTGATGGTTATCGGTATCCGCTTCGTCATTATAGTCTTATCTAGCCTGTTATTCGTATTAGTTGGTGTTGCCGCAGCCGTGGATGGTCTTCATTTGCGCGAGCTGCGCAAATTAGGGGGAGGAATAGAGCATGCCGGCATCTACCACCGTGCTAAAGCTCTCTTACCCTATACCATTTGGTTTGCTCCCGTACTTTATTTGGCCTGGCCTGGGGCAATTAATCCTAATTTCATCCTGCTGCCCGGCATGACTCTGTTTTTCATGAGCGTGCTGATCAGCTTTGCGACGTTCAAAAAATATCTCTAG
- the traD gene encoding type IV conjugative transfer system coupling protein TraD, which produces MSYQKEVLLRDVVEYIPAWTYTVLAIMLVLASELAFVIPTVAFTLAGLFMLRAIALFWRGHKIKRYQRQLTRLPLYRMHSRDVPNSQKVQFLGMGFEWTAIHTQRAYDLNQSKNAKYRQMPYSYRLVRRMEYKLEHRKGWQWLVNFTSSSAPEEHPLFFLNPWPPAPKLEGYPWLHAVGMYEPEQQILQELHNRVGHTLVLGTTRVGKTRLAELIISQDIARGDVVIVIDPKGDADLMLRCYSEALRAGREDKFYLFHLGYPSISAQYNPVGSFMRITEVATRIAAQMPGEGQSAAFREFVWGYVNQIAKGLVAVGKTPTYPLIKQYSQSLEPLYIEFMDQLLSSRMTGYENTLKEYQRILALPKAEDRRAAGLMDDISKISRDRDALARYLIYKHNQGKLLFTANELDTAQSLTKAFVTDQQYLSKLVASLDPFLEKMTTGAVADLISPANLDPQKPVFEWGSIIQSGGIVYVGLDALSDQEVARTVGASMLSDLTSQYGRIYKEGRDQGLPDIGKARRIRPIRVHIDEANEPADKTLIPSLNKAGGAGVSVTAYTQTSSDFEARLGSKAYANQMFGNFNTVIMFRVQDEDTSNMFVRKQRQIKVNDLLVFSGTSDSSDPNSSVDFTSSTQSRMQEVQVPLLAATDLLQLPKGQFFMLMDGNKLFKGRVPWLLPDRNDKVPDDIRLAAEKMREQYQSQVPQWYGYEEVLSPVDIFPGDDDPQASNNKLTDNIREVWVDDMDMDFTLGSRHEDLLHDEDL; this is translated from the coding sequence ATGAGCTACCAAAAAGAAGTCCTCCTGCGCGACGTGGTTGAATATATTCCTGCTTGGACTTATACAGTCCTGGCAATCATGTTAGTTTTGGCATCTGAATTGGCATTTGTGATTCCCACAGTGGCTTTCACTTTGGCAGGATTATTTATGCTGCGTGCCATCGCGCTCTTTTGGCGTGGCCATAAAATCAAGCGTTATCAGCGTCAACTTACCCGTTTGCCCCTCTACCGCATGCACTCACGCGATGTACCTAACTCGCAGAAGGTACAATTTTTAGGCATGGGCTTTGAGTGGACGGCCATCCACACTCAACGTGCCTATGACCTGAACCAATCCAAAAACGCCAAATATCGACAAATGCCTTACAGCTACCGCTTAGTGCGGCGTATGGAATATAAGTTAGAGCATCGCAAAGGCTGGCAATGGCTGGTTAATTTCACATCATCTTCGGCTCCTGAGGAGCATCCGCTGTTTTTCCTTAATCCTTGGCCGCCGGCACCCAAATTGGAGGGTTATCCCTGGCTGCATGCGGTAGGTATGTACGAGCCGGAGCAACAGATCTTGCAAGAACTGCACAACCGCGTCGGCCATACCTTGGTGTTGGGCACAACCCGGGTCGGAAAAACACGCCTGGCCGAACTGATTATCTCGCAAGACATTGCCCGTGGCGATGTGGTGATTGTCATAGACCCCAAAGGGGATGCCGATCTGATGCTGCGCTGTTACTCGGAGGCACTGCGTGCCGGTCGTGAAGACAAGTTCTATCTGTTCCACCTCGGCTATCCTTCTATTTCGGCGCAATACAACCCAGTCGGTTCGTTTATGCGTATCACCGAAGTGGCGACACGGATTGCCGCACAGATGCCGGGCGAAGGCCAGTCGGCCGCCTTCCGCGAATTTGTCTGGGGCTATGTCAACCAGATCGCCAAGGGCCTTGTAGCCGTGGGCAAGACTCCTACCTATCCGTTGATCAAGCAGTACAGCCAAAGCTTGGAGCCCCTGTATATTGAGTTTATGGACCAACTTTTGAGCTCGCGCATGACCGGCTATGAAAATACCCTCAAAGAATACCAACGTATACTCGCATTGCCGAAAGCCGAAGACCGGCGTGCCGCCGGCCTGATGGACGACATCAGCAAAATCAGCCGCGACCGCGATGCTTTGGCTCGCTATCTGATTTACAAACACAATCAGGGCAAGCTGCTGTTCACGGCAAATGAGCTCGATACCGCCCAATCTCTAACGAAAGCCTTTGTCACTGACCAACAATATTTAAGTAAGTTAGTGGCTTCTCTTGATCCGTTTTTAGAAAAAATGACGACCGGTGCAGTAGCTGATCTCATTTCCCCGGCCAACCTCGATCCGCAAAAGCCGGTGTTTGAATGGGGGAGCATTATCCAGTCCGGAGGAATTGTCTATGTAGGCCTCGATGCCCTCTCCGATCAGGAGGTCGCTCGCACTGTCGGTGCTTCCATGCTCTCTGATCTAACCTCGCAGTACGGACGCATTTACAAAGAGGGTCGCGACCAAGGTCTGCCCGATATTGGCAAAGCGCGGCGCATCCGACCGATTCGGGTCCATATCGACGAAGCTAATGAGCCGGCTGATAAAACCTTAATTCCCTCGCTGAACAAAGCCGGGGGGGCCGGCGTATCTGTAACTGCCTATACACAGACCTCCTCGGATTTCGAGGCACGCCTGGGAAGCAAAGCCTATGCCAACCAAATGTTCGGTAACTTTAATACTGTCATCATGTTTCGCGTACAGGATGAGGACACCAGCAACATGTTTGTACGCAAGCAGCGTCAAATAAAGGTCAATGATTTACTGGTCTTCTCCGGCACATCTGATTCCTCCGACCCTAATTCTTCGGTAGATTTCACGTCCTCAACACAATCTCGTATGCAGGAAGTCCAAGTACCGTTGTTGGCGGCTACCGACCTGCTGCAGTTACCCAAAGGGCAGTTCTTTATGCTTATGGACGGAAACAAATTATTTAAAGGACGCGTACCTTGGCTCTTGCCGGATCGCAATGACAAAGTTCCTGACGACATTCGTCTTGCTGCGGAAAAAATGCGCGAGCAATATCAAAGCCAGGTACCTCAATGGTATGGTTATGAAGAAGTTTTAAGTCCTGTGGATATATTCCCGGGCGATGACGACCCCCAAGCTAGCAACAACAAACTGACCGATAACATCCGTGAGGTCTGGGTCGATGATATGGATATGGATTTTACCCTAGGCAGCCGTCATGAAGATTTGTTGCATGATGAGGATCTTTGA
- a CDS encoding lytic transglycosylase domain-containing protein, giving the protein MKVLQLITVLLLMPTTATAELPELYRQVAIRYGVSDESLYRFALGQSSRKSHSLEVPWPWTVRVDGRRYQFPSRIEMFNFLVKNRSNTSLRFGFDNRALSFQSREALWAELEPEAMLARSAAVIATPAADIAVERTLTTPGGSRSEPHPALLSPTTTSDEILIAGNTAAIIERVAAEVGIDLNLLHAVIDQESAFNTRAKSHKGAMGLMQLMPATAKNLGLSEVQYYDPYHNVHAGARYLKQQLQDFGSLPLALAAYNAGPGAVQKYGGIPPYQETRQYVASITYKYSLLGGVIK; this is encoded by the coding sequence GTGAAAGTCCTTCAACTGATCACCGTTTTGCTATTAATGCCTACAACAGCCACTGCCGAGTTGCCTGAGCTCTATCGTCAGGTTGCTATCCGTTATGGCGTCAGCGACGAATCCCTCTATCGATTCGCTCTAGGTCAGAGCAGCCGTAAAAGCCATAGCTTGGAAGTACCATGGCCATGGACTGTTCGCGTTGACGGACGTCGATATCAATTCCCTTCCCGTATCGAGATGTTCAATTTCTTGGTCAAAAACCGCAGCAATACCAGCCTACGCTTCGGTTTTGACAACCGCGCCTTGAGTTTTCAGAGCCGCGAGGCTCTGTGGGCTGAACTGGAACCCGAGGCCATGCTAGCACGCAGCGCGGCAGTCATTGCTACACCGGCGGCAGATATTGCAGTCGAGCGCACTTTGACAACACCGGGTGGAAGCAGATCTGAACCGCATCCTGCTCTGCTTTCACCCACCACAACTTCAGACGAAATTCTGATTGCCGGCAATACCGCAGCTATTATCGAACGTGTAGCGGCTGAGGTCGGCATTGATCTCAATCTGCTACATGCAGTAATCGACCAAGAATCAGCATTTAATACCCGTGCAAAATCTCATAAGGGAGCTATGGGTCTGATGCAGTTAATGCCGGCAACCGCCAAGAATCTAGGACTCAGCGAAGTCCAATACTACGACCCTTATCATAATGTACATGCTGGTGCTCGCTATCTTAAGCAGCAATTGCAGGATTTCGGGTCTCTGCCCTTAGCTTTGGCTGCCTACAACGCCGGACCCGGTGCAGTACAAAAATATGGTGGCATTCCACCTTATCAAGAGACGCGTCAATATGTAGCCTCTATTACCTATAAATACAGTCTGCTCGGAGGGGTTATCAAATGA
- a CDS encoding glycoside hydrolase family 73 protein: protein MKISVLSLCFLFLVVIALWGCDRQETESDYSENFEEAEMGYGNSGMSGDENPTIGVIGNASHLLPGRDAKSRHQNFITIAKIAQKFGEPHPTVLAAQWCGESNWGAKVCAKNNLFGIKAVKGESYTMCRTREEVKGKSVWIMAPFKNLNTIDESIRDRVDFVVRNGRYRKHGYFSARTPADAIDALARAGYATDSGYRKLLLDCIKSVRYNGRRLNPHQPIRFTEDFDDYATAGSNVDARGLM from the coding sequence ATGAAAATCTCTGTCCTATCACTATGTTTTCTGTTCCTGGTTGTAATTGCCTTATGGGGTTGCGACCGTCAGGAAACAGAGTCTGATTATTCAGAAAACTTCGAAGAGGCAGAAATGGGGTACGGCAATAGTGGCATGAGTGGAGATGAAAATCCAACAATCGGAGTTATTGGAAATGCATCACATCTATTACCAGGTCGTGATGCCAAAAGTAGACATCAAAATTTTATCACTATTGCAAAGATTGCACAGAAATTTGGCGAACCGCATCCAACAGTGTTGGCTGCTCAATGGTGTGGTGAATCTAATTGGGGTGCTAAAGTTTGTGCAAAAAACAACCTTTTCGGAATAAAAGCTGTGAAAGGAGAAAGTTATACTATGTGTCGGACACGTGAGGAAGTCAAAGGAAAAAGTGTCTGGATCATGGCGCCATTTAAAAACCTCAATACCATTGATGAGAGTATTCGTGACAGAGTTGATTTTGTCGTCAGGAATGGGCGTTATAGAAAGCATGGTTATTTTTCTGCACGAACTCCGGCAGACGCTATTGATGCTTTAGCAAGAGCAGGATATGCAACCGATTCCGGCTATAGAAAATTGCTTTTAGATTGTATTAAAAGTGTTCGATATAACGGTCGCCGACTTAATCCCCATCAGCCTATTAGATTTACGGAAGATTTTGATGATTATGCCACAGCTGGCAGTAATGTAGATGCTAGGGGACTAATGTGA
- the mobH gene encoding MobH family relaxase encodes MFKLPLFRKKQQLHRDGQVDMRKLPVMHAQELIDFTLQHNRLRNIKRIVQIDDDTWDILYQETIEKFAEMVQMIPASQAHHHAVPGGLLIHTLEVIEHALTLRQQYKLPLFADQDKQEAERHVWTFAIFVAALLHDAGKRITMCRLIFPDNTILQPFDAISKHSGRNYRIAFIDTKYYALHETLGATLMGWLLNPIALNYLLPRLHIVQEVLDYIHESEEQGIIGKILKTADRHSTGGSLAHSKTRRFAGAELLNIGERLMTQLRQLLASNHFVINRSNGNVYTTGQGYTYILSKILADDLRESLREQGQTDIPSDNLRIFDILQESGFAETNTDGQIMHHIERIYQGKKDVFSVIKFRTAKLFRTQPPEFGGTIREVEGKVTKSPSEAVNHQKPQLKQEAAKSLPNAEDKQTIYDETGDELFGAATEKNTWESAIDVGDNINTGTVNQVIPLSATEERIQIRMGEMISSDESNTSTETTYQSATDEQKYTDPMAEMDIAKAFLDWFCDQIRTRNIIINATGTLANKVVHQDSYAVALVTPRIFSQFACDVLGLSEAQSKDKSIISKIQAPIHAKKLNIPAKKGQIHYYQLKHSETAAFNQRAKLFFYLFDIDKIAGDNKDVKQIFDETEINKNLAKV; translated from the coding sequence ATGTTCAAATTGCCCTTATTTCGTAAGAAGCAACAACTGCACCGGGATGGACAGGTTGATATGCGCAAACTTCCGGTAATGCACGCTCAGGAATTAATTGATTTTACACTGCAACATAACCGCCTACGCAACATCAAGCGAATTGTTCAGATTGATGACGATACATGGGATATCCTGTATCAGGAAACCATCGAAAAATTTGCCGAAATGGTACAGATGATACCGGCTTCACAAGCCCATCATCATGCCGTGCCGGGAGGATTGCTTATTCACACCTTGGAAGTGATAGAACACGCGTTGACTCTGCGCCAGCAATACAAACTCCCTTTATTCGCCGACCAGGACAAGCAGGAAGCAGAGCGCCATGTCTGGACCTTCGCCATTTTCGTGGCAGCTCTGCTGCATGATGCCGGAAAGCGGATCACCATGTGTCGTCTGATATTCCCAGACAACACCATCCTGCAACCCTTCGATGCTATCAGTAAACACAGCGGACGCAATTACCGTATCGCGTTTATAGATACAAAATACTACGCTTTGCACGAGACGCTCGGCGCTACGCTGATGGGGTGGTTGCTCAATCCGATTGCGCTGAATTATTTGCTGCCGCGTTTGCACATTGTGCAGGAGGTGCTTGATTACATCCACGAGAGTGAGGAGCAGGGCATCATCGGAAAAATCCTCAAAACCGCCGATAGGCATTCTACCGGAGGTAGTCTGGCACATAGCAAAACGAGACGCTTTGCGGGTGCCGAGCTACTTAATATAGGCGAGCGTCTGATGACTCAGCTGCGCCAGTTACTGGCATCCAATCATTTTGTAATTAATCGCAGCAACGGCAACGTATATACCACTGGGCAAGGCTATACCTATATTCTCAGTAAGATCCTTGCTGATGATTTACGAGAAAGTCTGCGAGAGCAGGGGCAAACTGACATTCCTTCAGATAATCTGCGGATTTTCGATATTCTTCAGGAGTCAGGTTTTGCTGAAACAAATACTGATGGGCAGATCATGCACCATATTGAACGAATATATCAGGGAAAAAAAGATGTGTTTAGCGTGATCAAATTCCGCACAGCCAAATTATTCCGGACTCAGCCTCCCGAATTTGGCGGCACTATCCGTGAAGTAGAAGGTAAAGTAACTAAATCTCCATCTGAAGCAGTTAACCACCAAAAGCCTCAACTGAAACAGGAGGCTGCAAAATCCCTGCCTAATGCAGAGGATAAACAGACTATCTATGATGAAACAGGTGATGAACTCTTTGGAGCTGCAACAGAGAAAAACACATGGGAATCTGCAATAGATGTGGGCGACAACATAAATACTGGGACAGTTAATCAGGTCATACCATTGTCTGCAACAGAAGAAAGAATTCAGATAAGAATGGGCGAGATGATAAGCTCAGACGAGTCTAATACCAGTACAGAAACAACATACCAATCTGCAACAGACGAGCAAAAGTACACCGATCCTATGGCAGAAATGGATATTGCAAAAGCATTTTTAGATTGGTTCTGCGATCAGATCCGAACCAGAAACATTATTATCAATGCTACCGGCACCTTGGCTAATAAAGTAGTTCATCAAGATAGTTACGCTGTGGCGTTGGTAACACCTCGGATTTTTTCGCAGTTTGCATGTGATGTTTTGGGACTTTCAGAGGCTCAAAGCAAAGATAAGAGTATTATTTCCAAAATACAGGCACCTATACATGCTAAAAAGCTCAATATTCCAGCTAAAAAAGGCCAGATACATTACTATCAACTTAAACATAGTGAGACTGCTGCGTTTAATCAACGTGCCAAACTATTCTTTTACTTATTCGATATTGACAAAATCGCTGGTGATAATAAGGATGTTAAACAGATCTTTGATGAAACTGAAATAAACAAAAACTTGGCAAAAGTTTAA